The Desulfuribacillus stibiiarsenatis genomic sequence TTTATAATGAAGTTATATTATATTGTATCAACCCTTACCGCCCTCTAGCCCTAGTGCTGTTTGCGGAAAAAGCGGACTGTAAAGTGTACGGGCCAAAGGAATCTTTCATTCATGAAACGTTCTGCCCATGTAAATTAAACTAGCCAAGTCTTATTTTGTGCTGGTCAAAAAGAGTTATCATTTAAAACGTATTTTACTAATGCAAATTGGTGAAGTGCGTTTTTTTGTTTTAAAAAAGGGGAACCACAGGATATTTGTAATAGCCGACTTTTGTTTTGATATTTTTTTTTGGAGAGGGGTGAGATCGTGATAACTAGAAGAACTTTAACGATGAAAGAAGCATCACAATGGCTTGGGATAAGCTACCATCTATTAGCTGAAAAGGCGCGAAAAGGAGATATACCACATAGCAGGATTGGATCTAGGGTGTTATTTCGTGCTGAATCTTTGGAAAACTGGCTTAATCAGCAAGAAGAGTTAAAATTGTCGAGA encodes the following:
- a CDS encoding helix-turn-helix domain-containing protein, which codes for MITRRTLTMKEASQWLGISYHLLAEKARKGDIPHSRIGSRVLFRAESLENWLNQQEELKLSR